In Euphorbia lathyris chromosome 2, ddEupLath1.1, whole genome shotgun sequence, the sequence GCAAGAGCAAGCCAAAATATTTGCTGAAAAGGATGTTCTGAAGCAATCCTATAAAGCTACCCTGGAAGCATCAGCAAATAGATTGCTCTCACTGAAGAAGGAGTTTGATCCTGAAGTTGCTCATAATCTTGAAAAGCAACTGGCTGAAACAATGAATGAGATAGATGCTCTGCAAAAGCAAAAGGAAAATGCAAGGGCTTCAGATTTGGATTCTGTAAGAATTGTCACTTCAGACCTAGATGGTGCTAAGGAGTCATTGCAGAAAGTAGCAGAAGAGGAAAGCTCCTTGCGAAATTTAGTGGAATCTCTCAAGTTGGAGCTTGAGAATATGAAGAAAGAGCATTCTGAATTGAGAGAAAAGGAGGCAGAAACTGAGTCTATTGCTGGGAACCTGCATGTAAAACTCCGCAAAAGCAAGGCTGAGCTTGAAGCAGCCCGTGCCGATGAATCTAAACCTAGAGGTGCTTCTGAAGAAATTATCTCTACGCTCCAACTGCTATCATCAGAAGCAGAGAATGCGAGACGAGAAGCTGAAGAAATGATGCGCAAAGCTGAGGAGTTGAAGAAGGAAGCTGAAGCCACCAGTATTGCACTTGAAGAAGCAGAACAAAAGCTGAAGGCTGCTCTGGAAGAAGCAGAAGAAGCAAAAACAGCAGAAGAAAGGGCACTTGATCAAATCAAGACATTGTCCGAGAGAACTAGTGCTGCACGTGCTTCAACTTCTGAATCTGGTGCCAACATCACAATATCAAGAGAAGAGTACGAGGCTTTGAGCCGCAAAGTCGAAGAGTCTGAGACGCTGGCAGAAATGAAAGTGGCAGCTGCAATGGCTCAGGTAGAAGCTGTAAAGGCAAGTGAGAATGAGGCTCTAAAGAGGTTTGGGACAATGCAGAAGGAGATTGAGGATATGAAGGCAGCAACTCAGGAGGCTATAAAGAGGGCAGAGATGGCTGAAGCAGCCAAGAAGGCAGTTGAGGTAGAACTTAGGAAGTGGCGCGAAAGAGAGCAAAAGAGGGCAACTGAAATTGGAACACGAGTTTTAGCAGAAAGAGAAATGTCATTTGAATCATCCCCACACCATGTGAGGGTTCAAAAGCAAAACCCAGCTCCTCAGAAAGTTACAGAGGTGAGGAAGTTGGAGaaagagaagtcttcttctgTTTCTAAGAAAGTTCTTTTGTCTAATCTGAGTTTGTTCCAGCGAAAGAAAAGCCAACCGGAAAGTGGCACTCCTTCGTACCTGCCTGGGGAGAAGCCTGTCTGACATTTGTGTTTGGAATACCTTTGTGTGATTGTTGAAAGAGGGAgaagagagagggagagagagagagagagaagcaATGGTCATGAGTTGATTATGTGTGTACATTTGAAAGCAGCAGAGTGAAATTCCTATAAATCTGGGGTCAgttaaagaaaaagtgaataTTGTAGGGAAGAGTGGGATTTTGTAAATGAGACAAGCTGTTAGATTAATGATTGATTGAGGATATGGAGTAGGAATGAGTTTTCTTTATGAATGCTGTACCTTCAAGTTATATGGGGCCTGTCTGATATGTGAGATGAAACACATGATAATTATGCTCTCTGAACCTCATCATCTGTATAGAAAGTTTGATAACAGAAAGATCATTTGAAGTGTCAGATGTTAAATAAGAGTTGTTTTGTTGATTTCATTTTGTTGTTACTTACATAGGTGGATATGTAATAGCAACAAACCACTAGAGTTAGTAAAGGTCTGTTgacttgtcaaaaaaaaaaaaaaaaagtaaaggtCTGTTGAGAATTCATCATCAGGGCAGTCAGGAATCAGGATGGTATAACTTTCTCCACCAACCCTACCTTCATTTCCTACCCAACAACACTTTTTGCCAGCAAAACCAACCACCAAGGTTCTTTTATTCGCattgtttggtaaagagcgttttgggataaaaagagcggttttgaccaattttagaggtttgaccactaaaactgctgattggagtgtttggtggagagaggtttgggagagagttttgggacgaaaacgctaatttagaaaaggctcttaaaaggagctttttcaattagcgttttggaatattaaaattaatggacttctttaaccctaatagatagactcactcttctcctgcgccaaaattaatgcccttatttgtttttttacacAAAccactattatcaatcagctaatttttaccataCAGGTTACACagacagctagtcaaatcagctaatgtaatcagctaacagctaattcccaaacatggCCATTgtctaaaaaatgaaaaaaaaagcagTAGAAAATAATTAGGACGAATACCTTTCTATTAACTTTTCAAGGATATTTATATAGgtgtcttctatgcttactttgtttttgacaaaatatcATCTAATGGTAGAAAAAATTTCTAACCCTTTATTTATAGGCACGTATAGATATTACACATGTCCAATTTGGATAATATTTTATAGAATTGACTACTTCAGGCCGCATGAGTCATTATAACTGCCATATTGTCGTGGAACAAGACCATATGTTTTCTTGGTCCATACACAAGTTCTTGTAAAAGAACCTTcaaccaagtgaatttggttgTTTCATGATGCATTGCACGATACTCTGCGTCAACACTTGATAATGCTACAACATTCTGTTTCTTGCTTTTCTAAGTTACCAAGTTTCCTCCCGCAAATGATAAGCAACCTGAAGTAGATTTTCAGTCTATTTTGTCTCCGGCAAAATCAAAATCTATATATgacaccttttttttttttatagaagatTTGAGATAGGCTAAAATCCAATTTGCTGCATTCTTGTGACACTCATTTAGATTATGCATAAACTGGCTCACAACGTTAACTGCATATGTCAAATCAGGTCTAGTGTgagttaaataaattaatttcccaCAATTCTCCGGTACATTCTCGTGACTCGAAATCTCATTTTGTGAATCGGGACTCGTGAATCGTAAGATTCAgatcaaattcaaaatgctataaaaaaataaaatattaaccatatttaactttaaatattagtccaaaaatgcaattttaatatctaaatagaaattacatcaagttataaaaaaaaatagaaacagACAGAACATAGAAAATAGAGAGTAGAAAAAGATAAAGTGAAGAGTCATCTAATTGAAACTAATTGTATTTCATAACTTCTGTacgttttgtttttgtttttgtaaagtgAATAGTCATCTTCTTCGAAACTTCTTCTGTTGTACATTTTTGAGttgttaaaattgattttttttttcaatggtGGTCTAAATCGACCGAATCGGGTGACTCGGTGACTCGGGTGACTCGGTGAATCGACCGAATCGGTGGTGACTCGTCTGATTCATGAAGCTTCCGAGTCGTACCATAGATACGACTCGAATTCTTCATGAATCGAATCGTACGAGTCGACTCGCGACTCgtatgattctaacaactaTGATTTGGATATATGGACAACCCATGATTAACTTCAATAGGAGTATCTATTGACTTGCACGCGGAATATCCGGTTTCAACTAAAAGATCCAAAACATACTTCCGTTGAGAGAGAAAAACTTCTTCCTTTAGTTTCACCGAGATACTTCTATACCTAGAAATATTTTAAAGGTCCGAGATCCTTCATATCAAACTCCTTAGCCAAGTAATTTTGAAGCTTCTCGATTTCATCATTATTACCTATAACAATCATGTCATCAATATAAACAAGAAGTATGGTGTATTTTCATGTTTCTTTGGTAAAATAAAGTATGATCGTCGAGAGCTCGTTTGAAaagtaaattacactaatgatACCTGAATTATAATCAGTTCACACCATtttaaattctctctctctctcttccattctcactctctctctctctctcctcattCTCAGGAAAAGGAGcaccctttcttcttcttcatttttcttttgtttcttttttttttcctttttttctctctccatcccatttcctttctctctctgaAACTTCAAAATTCACTGCAAAATCCCTTTCCCTTAAACCTCTGTTATAGTTTGATTAATTTCTCAGATCTACCTTAATTTCGCAGTTTAGtgtaaacaaataaaagaaagcaCGAAGCAATGTAGAAACACCTGCCAACTCCATTTACCGCGGTTTCACCGCGATTCTAAACAAGGTTTCAAGAATTGCGGTCATCATATTTCCGTTGTTAAGATTAAGATAATGCATCGTTACTTTGCTTTCCCATTAATTCCACGGTAGAATCAATGTCGGAATTTTCAAtccatttttttgttattagttTTAGCTTTCGTCTTCAAAATTGCTTCCCTCCTGAAACTGAAGATTCTCTCACTTAAAGGCCTGTTTACATTAAAAGTGACCTTAGGACCACCAGTAGAGGGTGGAAGAACCGCCATAGATATTAGCATGGAGCTTCTCATAAAATCAGGTTGTAAGCAGGGGCGAATCTAGGATTTCTCTCCTACGGAGGCAAAAAATacaactaaaataatttttatcaaaaaataataataataacaatacaaataaattatgtcaattaaaatatattaaaataaattacacAACTTAATATCCTTCGTAATTGTCCTCTATGTTTCTTCATATTTTGAAAGCattgaataattttttcatTATCAATGCTAGCAAATATATTTTTCTCAACATATGTAACTAAACAATCATTCAAAAGTTCACCCCCTAAACTGTTTCGCAGTGGTGCCTTTATCAATTTCATTGCCGAAAATACTCTTTCCACCGATGCAGTTGCAACTGGTAAAATTAGAGCTAACTACACAAGTAAATAAATCAGAGGATACAAAACACTCTTCCTTATCTCAACTAAGCTTTTTCCAAGATCCCCAATTCCTTTAAGCTTTGAAAATTGACTATCAAATCTcacataaaaaatatttactttttagttttaggacctatttagttttacatttaaatatttacttttttttgttgttgttgtaaataAAACGACGCAgctctaaataaataaaacgacgtcgttttgctttaaaataaaattaaaaaaataaaaagaaaatattaaatttaaaaccattcttcatcctcaattgTAGAACCAGTAAACTCTAAATCTCCATTGATGAAGGGGGACAAagctctaaaacttcaaaattaatacatgggttttaaaaaaaatacaaatgtcaGTGGGGGCAACTGCCCCTAGTGCCCCATACTGGATTCCCCCCTGGCTGTAAGAGATTTTATTAACTCCAATAGAAAGTTCAGCAAAATTATTAAAGATTCCAAAAAGAAGTTCCGTTAACCAAGTGATTACAAGAGCGGAAAATGAAAACACTGGCGAGTTCAGTCAAGTATTGGCATGTAACCAGAGAGAGAAACAGAAGAGAGAGAAACCATAGAGATAAAAAGACAGAGATAGACAAGTATTTTTGGAATCGAGTAAAGGGTGAGATGGTCTTTTTAGGTAAAAGTATTAAATTATCCGGTCACGAGTTATATCTTTAGTTTAAAATGTAATTCAAGTACCAAAATATGACATAGAGTAAAATTTAGGTACAATTGATATAATTTACCCCTTGTTTGAATTCATACTTCATGGTATAACTTAATCTCCCAAACCATGCTCTAGGTGATTGTTTTAGCCCATACAACGTCTTTCTCAACCTACACACCTTGCCTGCTTCTAAATCAAATCATGGAGGAGGATCTATATAAACTTCCTCAGTCAAGTCATTATGGAGAAATGCATTTTTTTTACGTCAAATTGCCTCAGTGACCAATCTAAGTTGGTTGCAAGTGATAGGTTAACTCGAACAATATTCATTTTTACCACTGGAGCAAAAGTCTCTTGATAATCGATGCCATAGGTTTGTGTATAACCTTTGACAACTAACTTGGCCTTGTACCTTTCTACTGTTCCATCTGACATACATTACACTGTAAATACCCACCTACATCCCACAGTTTGTTTTTCTTGAGGCAGATTCGACATCTCCCAAGTAGCATTTTTCTGAAGCGTTGTCATTTCATATTCCATCGTTGCCTTCCATTTTGGGTATGCTAATGCTTCCTGAAAATTATTAGGTATTGAATCTGAATATAACTGGAGAGTAAAAGTTAGATTTTCTTGAGATAGGCGATGATATGACACAAAGTTGGATATTAGATAGGCAATATTAGAAGAGTTAGAGAACCCAAACCTATCTGGGTTTTTTTTCTCACGAGTATGATATCTTTTAACCTGATCATTATTATGAGAAGAAATCGGAACAACATATTGATCGAAACAAGAGTTTTGGTTTTCAGGGAATTTGAGATTTACATGAGAATCAATCTTTAAAGAGTCATATAATGGCATGGTATTATCATTGAGAGGAGGATATATCCCATTTCTATGAGAATACTTCTATTGAAATAGTCTAGCTGACCTCTCTCCCTCAGATTCAGTCACCCTGTCATCACCACTTTGTTCATCATACTGCCAAAACCTCTTTTCTGCTAACCATAATTGTTCCTCTCCCTTACTATTAATCTCCCCCTAAATAGGAATAAGTGACGCATCCCTAGAAAAATATGACTCTTTTTTATAAAACTCCACATCCATGGAAACATAGTATTTGTTTGTAGGTGGATGAAAGCATTTATATCCCTTTCGAATGTTGGAATAGGCCAGGAAAACACACACTACAACAAATGGGCACTTGTGCCACGGTTAAAATCGTGGCACAAGTTTAAAATTTCTGTGGCTCACTACATAGCCACAGAAATTCTTCCGTGGCACAAGTGATCGTGGCTAACTAGTTGCCATGGAAAAATAATGGTCGTGGCATAAAAGAGTTCTTATACCACGGGAACATCTGTGGCTAATCACATCATTTTGCCACGGATAAACTCGTGGCAAGAATAAAATACATGTGGCAAGTAATAGCAACCCATGGCAATCAACCCAACATTGCCACGAGCAAAACCATGGCAAAAGTAAAATAATTATGGCTAGAAATCTTGTTTAGCCACAAGCATAACTGTGGCAAAAATAGATTCATTGTAGCTGTAAAGATTTTCTAGCCACAAGCATCATCGTGGCAAACATAATCAgtgataatttatttttaatttattattattatatgatctTTTGAATGGATGAAGCTCATTAAAATCAATATGAAAGTGAACAAATGCTCAAATTTCAACCAATCttcacaaaaataatatttattaattaaacatGAATCTTTCTAGCTATCATCCATCCAATAAAAATCCCAACAGGAAAAGAAATCTATCAAAAGTATCCAATATAAATTTTGCCCCATCAACACCatacaaataataatagaaGAAATCATAAGAAAAAATGAGATTCGCAGCAAGCTTCCAAAGATTGGAGTGACCCCCACTCGTAGTTGAAGAAACCAAATGGTTTAATTCACCAACTGTTACAAAATCAACAATcaaagttaagacaatatttatatatattaatattaccAACACAATTCAATAACTGCAGATGCCACCAAATCACTTACAGGCTGACTAGTTAAATTTAACCACAGATATTACACTAGATTAGAGtatattttaattccaaataaattaaaaggttaGCAACCTCAACAAAAATGACTCATATAAAATCCTACAAGTCAGCTACCTCAACTAACAAAATCCTACGTGCACTCTGtaattttaaagtaaaaaacAGCATGAACATGAACGACAACGATAACATAGAAATGCAAGGATAAACTTTGATCCAAACGCTCGAAAGCAGTCCTAAAGAGTAAGATGTAAACCTTGTCAATTGAGAAATACAAGAAGCCTCCTATTTAATGAGTAACATAAAAACCAAAGCTTGTTTCATCTATGCAAAGCCATGCTGGACAATATGTGGAGTCAAATTCCTGCAACATTACATGcacaaaaaaatgtataaatcaAACTATGTATTCCGACATCTGGAACTAGTTCTGTAAACAGAATTGGGTTACTAGTTCCATTACAGAACTGGTTTCCATTTCTGTAAACATCACTGGTTCTAATTCTGTATCCAGTTAGAATGGAAACAGAACTACCAGTAGAACTAGAATCAGTTCTGTATAGAGAACTGGGTTACCAATGTTATATCTATTCAATTTGCTCGATGGAATGTCTCGAGACCAACCAATTATTTTATTGTGATATTTTTGTTTGTGTACGGATAAGCGTAAGCAtaaatttgttctaaaaattacATATAGAAGGATAATTGCATCAGATAAATGGTTAAATGTCTTTATAATTAGCTAATATGAGATATTTAGCCTATTTATTTATGTTTAGTGCTTGCTAGCTATAGTAATAAAGCCATTACATACCAATAACACAAATTGATGAATGATGCCATTACATACCAATAACACAAATTGATGAATGATAAGGCTTTACATTCCATTGGTCAACTTAGTATATAACAACATATATGCAAACAACTTTTTATCTAGAGATAGGAAGGTTGTATGCTGTATGTGCTATTTGACATGATTAGATTGCATTGAGAAGTACTAACCTTTAATTCCTTCTCAAGTTTCCGTGCAAGAGCTAAAAGTAATGTTGATTTGCAAGAGCCTAGTGGTCCTAAGATCAAAGTCATCCTGTAAAAGTCCAAACCAAATTTAATAAAGCATAATTGATTTTAAAACTAGTAAATTATCATGGAGCAACAAATAAAGCAATAATGGGCGAGTTTAAATGACAAATTTAAAATGCATAATTgaaattttacatgtttaaaGAAACAACCATAGTAATTGAACTCCACTATGTATCCAATCACTTTATTAAGGTAACAAAagttacaacaacaacaattaaATAATTGAAATTTCAATAGTCATATTTAATGGTTGAATCAGACTTGTACTTGTCTTAACATCCAAACTTGAAAATCTATAAATGACAGATTACACATGTAAGATCATAGTGAAGGGGCTTTCATAAGACAGTTTTGTATAAAAAATTCTACATACTCTGTTATGAGAAGGTCTAGTTGCAGTCGATCAATTTGAGCTGATCCAAGATGTCTATCTGTGCTCATATTATAGTCTCATCTGTACACCATAGAAGAGTCCCCCACTTTTGCATAAAACAATGCAGCTCCAAGAAACTagaaaacaaaatgaaagtGCAAAAAGGTTCAAATATAAACATAAGAAAAGACCATTGAGAAACATGATTTAAATTGTCTAAAAGGTTATGATTTAAGTTACAACGACGAACTTGAAACCAAACCTCTTTCAGAACTGGAAACATATTCTGTAATAGAAGTGGTAACCCAGTTTCGTTTACAGAACTGGTAAGAACCGAGGATTGGTGCAAGTGTTCCAGGTAATTTGTCTCAAAGGGATCAACATGCACTATGACAGCAACACAATAATAAGCAAAGTCATAACAACAATGTCACATTCATGGATTGAACAAGACTATATTGTTCTGTTAAAAAAAAACGAGTATACTGTTATTTCATGAATTAAACAAGAGTACACTATTCtgttcaaaaaaacaaaaaccagaGTATATTGTTATCTTCGaagtttagcatttttttttttgtaaattatagTGATTAATCTTTCATCTCAACAATAAGCAAGATATGACACTCATTTTCAATTTATTCCCACCTTGATCCTAGTCAACATGAACTATGACAGCAACACAACAATAAGAAAAGTCACAACCACACTGTTTTCACGAATTGAGTCTTTTAAAATCTTGACTAATGTAACAAATGACAGAGGAggcaaattttaaaaatattttcagTAAAAGAGCCCATGAGTCCGAAGACTCAAGGCACTATTCCTTGGTTTATACACATATTTGCAGTTCTCTGTTATTCAATCATTAATGGCATATGATATTATTGATTTTAACAGAAACAACATATTCCTTCTTACCTCAGTAGTACACCATATTGCACAAATTAACCAAGATAAAATTGTTAACTCCAAGGGGAAACTCATATAATATTTAGCTAAAAATGTTAATAGATGAATATGATACAGAAAAATAATATGTAGGACAATAAGCCAGCAAGGGAAAACCAGATGATTGATAAGAAGAACATGGAGATCAACCAAATAACTATAACATCTCCAACAAATGAACACCAAGAAATTTCTACTCTAATCAATAGGAATTGTTAATGCTAATACCATCAAGAAACAATTGATTACAATACTGTCAAGGCATAAGCCcaataacatataaaacaacCATAAATAGAAAAGTTCTATAATGATTTAGATCCATTGCATCGATTATCTTATTTCTTAATATCAATTATCTTTTCATGTAAATGTATGTtctttttttcccttttctttggCTTTTGGATTAAATGGTTACTTGACATTATACCAGATCCACAATAGACATTAGTTAGAGAAATAAAAGGTGAAACTAAAAAAAGGACCAAGCACATATGAATCCTTTAGGAACTTGTGTTCCATAGAAATTAAGAAGCAAAGTCATTGTAATAGGAATCTCAATAGTAATGCACAGAAACTACCTTAATCATACTGCAAAGGCAAATAACATCTTCCATATCCATAAAACCAAACATGCCACTGCAGCAAAGGTTCTTCGGAGGAAAACCTGTTTGAATATTCCACAAATCATccaataaaaagaataaaaggaaGAGACGAAAGATGCACCAAATCACCCATTTGCCGTTCTTCACCGCGAAAGCGATAACAACCCGAATAGAAtggaaaacaaagaaaaagcccCGAAGAACGGGCATTCATCCCTTCCTATGTTTATGTTGAAAAAATTTGAAGCTACCTATTCGAATCGGCGTTGGTCGTGGAAGACCATTTCTAAAGAGTTGTTCTTTCGAAAAGTCTCTTAATCTGCTTAGCCTTAATGCAGTTAGCAGCTTCCTGTTCTATAGGATAACATGGGACTAGAGCTTTTcaaatcctttttcaaagcgGCTCACCCTATTGATTGCACGGGATCTTCCTTTTCTTTATGAATTCCTAAAGGAATGAACTAATTGTTAGAATATTAAGCAGCTTATGTTCTTTATTGCAGTTATCCTCCTGCAGTTAGTTTGTTTAATGCAgttcttgtctttcttgtagTTAGCTTCCTTAATGTCTTAGTACGACGTTAGGGCGTagcaaacaacaaaaaaaaacgaGTAAAGTTTCTACACAAAATATCACGGAACTGGTACCTGAGAGTTACGGAGACGCCGAGACGCGGATCCGCTCGTCTCCGGCTACCCCTGTCGTCGGCGGAGCTGCCGCCGCGGTGGACCGAGGTGAATGGTGAAGGGGCGAGCGGGGAATGACGAAGCGGACTTGGCGGAGGGACATCGACGCAGGCGCGGTGAAGAACGGCGGCCGGTCGGATGACTGCTGCTCTTCTTCTTGTTAACGGCAGAAATTTGAGAGAGAAGAGAAAGGAGGCGGTGTGAATGGGGGTTAGAATTCAACCCTAATCCGTAATGTGAGAGCTTATCTCACTGTTTCTTTATTATTCCGAATTGAACCCCCTAATTATTCAATCCTATGCACATTGACCCAACCTTTTAAAGTTAAATTCAATTATGCCCTTTTCCTATCACAATTGCCACCCTTCTACTTATCTAAGCTTCAATTTAACCCATTCCCTTTAAtaattgataaataatttaGTTAGTTAATTTATAATGGGATAacgtaccaaaataggcctaaggtttacgttcaaaatagcaccaatataggcttaacgtttacgacataatatcaatttaggcttaacatttacaatatagcatcaatttaggcttaacgtacAAAATTGCACCAATATagccttaacgtttacaaaataatatgaatttaagtttaacgttttacaaaatatatacaatttaagctaaacgttataattaaattaatcatattattattttataaacgttaagcatatattgatgctattttgtacgttaggcctaaattgatgctatattgtaaacgttaagcctaaattgatattatattgtaaacgttaagcctatattggtactattttgaacgttaagcctaaattggtacttc encodes:
- the LOC136219282 gene encoding WEB family protein At5g55860, translating into MGAKERQNATDAPKVEVGEIDTSAPFQSVKDAVSRFGEGAFSGSGEKPAIRKARPHSAEKVLAKESQLHLAQKELNKLQDQLNNAEITKAQALEELGKAKRTVDDLTQKLGTVTQSKDSAIRATEAAKDKTKQIEETKSGETAGPDGAREKDLESAREQYMTVFTELDTVKQELRKIRQESDAALEAKLAAINQAAEAENAAKANVEKVGELSREISSMQESIGQVKLASLEAQQEQAKIFAEKDVLKQSYKATLEASANRLLSLKKEFDPEVAHNLEKQLAETMNEIDALQKQKENARASDLDSVRIVTSDLDGAKESLQKVAEEESSLRNLVESLKLELENMKKEHSELREKEAETESIAGNLHVKLRKSKAELEAARADESKPRGASEEIISTLQLLSSEAENARREAEEMMRKAEELKKEAEATSIALEEAEQKLKAALEEAEEAKTAEERALDQIKTLSERTSAARASTSESGANITISREEYEALSRKVEESETLAEMKVAAAMAQVEAVKASENEALKRFGTMQKEIEDMKAATQEAIKRAEMAEAAKKAVEVELRKWREREQKRATEIGTRVLAEREMSFESSPHHVRVQKQNPAPQKVTEVRKLEKEKSSSVSKKVLLSNLSLFQRKKSQPESGTPSYLPGEKPV